A stretch of DNA from Anaerobacillus isosaccharinicus:
TCTTTTAGCATCGGAGCATTTGATTCTTTTAAGATGTGTTTTGTTTTACCCATCATTTTTAACCATTCAGAAAGTTCAACACGTTTATTTTTCTCTTCAGGATCATACGTAATCGTTGTTTCACCTTGCTCAACTTCATAAAGCGGGAAAAAGCAAGAATCAACAGCTGCTTTAATGATGCTTTCGCCAAGGCGATCTTCTGATTTCCAGTTAAGTGGGCAAGCAATTAAAATCTTTCCGTAAACCATACCAACATTTTGAGCATACCATTGTGCTTTTGCTGCCTTTTTAATAAGGTCTTGTGGATATGCTTCTGTCCCCGTGAAAACGTAAGGAATGTTTGTTGCAGCCATAATTTGAGCAGTATCTTTATGGTGGAACGCTTTTCCTTGTTTTGTCTTACCAATTGTCGTCGTACTAGTCATATGTCCAAGTGGAGTAGAGTAGGACATTTGTGATCCTGTATTCATGTAACCTTCATTATCATATTCAAGAACGATCATTTTGTGGTTACGTAAAGCTGTTCCAATAGCAGAACCCATCCCGATATCCATACCACCATCACCAGTAATCATGACAAAGGTGAAATCGTCTGAAATATCAACTTCACCACGACGTTTCATTTCAAAGAACGCTTCTAAAGTACCTGATAGTGTTGCAGCACCACTTTGGAATAAGTTATGAATAAATGTTTGTTTGTGTGAGCTATGCGGGTAACCAGTAGTTACAACGTACGCACAACCTGTTTGCAGCAAGATAACCGCATCGCCTTCAATCCCTTTAAAGAACAGCTCTAAACCAGGGAAGATACCACAGCCAGGACAAGCTCCATGACCAGATGCAAACCGTTTTGGTTTCCCAGTTAGGTTACGAAGTGGCGGAATTTTTACTTTTAATTTTTGCGTTTCTTCATCTTGAGTAACAGTAATTAAGCCACTATTAAAAGCATCTCCATACATAGGTTCAATAACAGGCATTAATTTATTTTCAGGATTACCAGGTACATGACCGTAATAATCAAATGGTCTTTCCGCGAAACCACGTTCTTTTGCATCAATAGCCATTTCAAAAAACTTTTCAGCATCATCGGCAAAAAAGTCTTTACCACCAACACCGAAGCAACGGCTAAGAACGATTGTCTTGTTGTCCTTATCTTCTTGAAGAGCAGATTTTACTTCGTGAGTTAAGTTTGGTCCGTTTCCACCGTAAGAGTCTGCTCGCTCCCCAACTAGTAGTGACTTGACATTTTTTAATGCTTCACGAATTTCTTTAGCAGGGAATGGACGGATAATGTTCGGGCTAATTACACCAGCTTTAATTCCTTGTTTACGAAGCTTATCGACAACGTCTTTTGCTGATTCTGCAGCAGAATTGAGAAGGAAAAGAGCAACTTCAGCATCTTCCATACAGTATAGGTCTAATGTTTCATACGTCCGACCAGAAATTTCAGCATATTCTTTTTGTAACTCTTCAAAAACTTGCCCAGCACGATAAATTGCCTCGGATTGTTGGAAGTTATTATTGATTAAATCGTCACCATTCATATGAGCGCCAATTGTGACAGGTTTATCTTTCACACAAGCTTTAAGATAGTCTTTCGGCATTTCACCAACAAAGCTTTGAACAACTTTGCGATCTTTAAAATAGTTTACTTTACGTTTTTGGTGTGATGTAAAGAAACCGTCGTAGGCAACAATAACAGGAAGACGAACGTCCTTATGCTCTGCAAGTTTCAAAGCAATAATATTCATATCATAAACAGCTTGCGGAGTACGAGCTGTTAAAATGACCCAACCTGTGTTTAATGCATAGTAAAGGTCAGAATGATCACCACGAATATCAAGGGGACCACTTACTGCGCGTGTTACTAAATTCATAACCATAGGGAAGCGTAAGCCAGATTGAGCGGGCATTTGTTCTATCATATATAAGAAGCCGTTTGCACTTGTTGCGTTAAAAACACGAGCACCAGTAGCTGAAGCTCCGAAGCAAATTCCTGCTGAACCATGCTCACCATCAGCGGCAATTAATTCGATATCGTGCAAACCTTGTGATTTCATTAAGTCTAAATATTGTGCTACTTCTGTTGATGGCGTGATCGGGAAGTAACCCATTACATGATAGTTTATTTGAGCGGCAGCCATAGCAGCCATTTCATTTCCACTTTCAAAAGTAGTTGCTTGCTCGTACTTTGTACTATTTGTTTCATTTAATTTATCTTCTAAAATAGTCATTATAAATTCCCCCCTGCAACATATGGAAATTGTTGTGCGACGCGATTTGCTTCAGCATATCCAACTTTTTCGGCCATATCAGCTAAAGCATCTGTAGGACAGGCGTCTACACACTTAAGACAGCCTTTGCAATATTGATAGTCTATTCCTGAAAGAAACATTTGCATACGGCCACGCTTATCTGCCCCTTCTTCCCAAACGAAGCAATAATCAGGACAAACCGTATCACAGGCAGCACAGTTAATACATTTCTCTTGTTCAAATGCCGGTAAAAATCCTTGGCGAGAACCACTTAAATCTTTAAGAATACTGTTTGCTTGGGCGATCATAACGCCACCAAGCTCCTGTGTTAGATAGCCAAGTAGAGGTTCTGGTCTAGAAAACGCTTTTCCTTGCGCATTTTCAGGTAATTCATATGTTTTAAAAGTTACTTCATTGTAACCCCGGTCAAATGTGCGAATATTTGGTTCTACAAAATGAGGGTATTTCTTTTCAAATGTTTTACGAATAACATTGCGCATTTCTTCTGGGTCTAAAAAGTCTAAAATACGGTACATCGCACCTAGCATCGCTGTATTTACTTTTGTCTTTTCTTCAACAGCAATTTTCATAGCATCAACAATGGCTAACCTACCATAATCAAGTTTAAGATCTTGTCTTACAGAATCGAATTCTCTTGTACTATTAACTAAAACAATACCATCAGCAGGTAAACCGCTTACAACATTTACTGTTTTATAAAGAGCTTCATGAAAAACAGCGATAACATGTGGCTGTTCAATTGGACTGTGATCACGTATTTCAACATCAGCATCACAATATCTAACGAACGCTTTAACTGGAGACCCCTTTTTTTCAGAGCCATATGAAGAAAAGTTAGAGCCGTTTAAGCCTAATCCTAAAACTCCAGCTTCAGCTAACATTTTTCCAGCTAGGTTGGCCCCTAAGCCCCCAATTGATTCTAGGCGTATCTCAAAGAAGCCTAATTCATTCTTTTTTGGTAAAATAGACATGTTAAATAATCCCCCTCTAAAAAAATTGACAATACTCCCACCTATTGTCATTATAAAATAAAAGGTATAAATTTGGTGTGATTAATGTCACACTTTATTGAATTTTTTAAAATATTTTATTAGTACACCTAAAGTTATTGTGACAAAACCCTTTACAAATAAAGGTTTTTAGCTCTTTTTTAATATAATACAGATTTACATTTGTTATACAACAGTTGGTTTTAGGTAGGTAAGGATACCTGTACTAATAAGTATAAAAATACAAAAAAGAGGTGCTTTCATGCAAGAATTGCGAATATTAATTGAAGCAGAACAATATGTTAAGTCGATTTTAGAAGATGATAGTAGTGGTCACGACTGGTGGCATATTCATAGAGTAAGGAGTTTAGCTAGAAAAATAGCCGCAAATGAAGGCGCTAACATTTTTATTTGTGAATTAACAGCCCTTCTTCATGATTTAGCCGATGAGAAACTAATTGGTGACGAGGAAAAAGGTTTAAATAGTATTCATGACTGGTTAGAGAGAAATGAGGTAAATGAAAACGATATCCAACACATTCTTTCTATTATTAGAACGATGTCTTTCAAAGGTGGGAACAACGTCGCAGTTGAAACACTGGAGGCAAAGGTTGTACAAGATGCAGACAGGTTAGATGCCTTAGGGGCAATTGGAATTGGGAGAACATTTGCTTATGCTGGTGCCAAAGGACAATTAATGTATGATCCAAGTATTCCTGTGAGAGATGAAATGACGAAAGAGGAGTACCGAAAAGGTGAAAGTACCGCAATCAATCACTTTTATGAAAAATTATTAAAATTAAAAGATTTAATGAACACTGACTATGGAAGAGTGCTAGCTGAAGAGAGACATCAGTACTTGGAGGAGTTCTTACAAAGGTTTTTAGACGAGTGGAATGGTTAAGTTAGAATGTAGAATGTAGAATGTAGAATGTAGAATGTAGAATGTAGAATGTAGAATGTAGAATGTAGAATGTAGAATGTAGAATGTAGAATGTAGAATGTAGAATGTAGAATGTAGAATGTAGAATGTAGAATGTATTGTGAGTGTCTTCACAATATTTAGTTTAAAGAAAAATTCAAGAGGAGCTAGTAAAGAAAGGTTGGACCCTATAAAGGAATCCAGCCTTTTTGTCATTAATTTATTCGTTTTGCTCCTAGGTATCTTGATTTCCAATAATTCATGTTCATATCACTTATTGTCACTCCCGATGATGAACCAGCGTGGAGAAATTGTTGGTTTCCTAGATAAATTCCAGCATGTGATGGGCCTTTTTTATATGTTTCAAAAAAAACGAGATCACCTACTTGGGGACGATCAACTGAAGTACCGAAACTCCAAATATCAGAAACAGTTCTTGGTATATTTACACCTTGTTGTTTGTAAACGTACATCAGAAAACCACTACAGTCAAAGCCGTTAGGAGTTGTTCCTCCCCAGACGTAGCGGGTACCAATAAATCTCTTCGCGTATTCAATGATATTATTTGAAGGACCAGTAATCTCTCCACGATTGTCTGAATCAATCGTTTTTGTTGCACTTTGATTGGATGGAGAAGAAGACCTTGATGGCATTGGTGCAGATGGAGATGTTTTCAAATGTAAAATGGTTCTTTTCCCTGCAATACCGTCAACAGCTAAATTATTTTGAACTTGATAATTGCGAACAGCTGCCTCAGTGATTGGTCCAAAGGCACCATCAATCAAATGATTAAAGTAGCCTTTATTTTTCAGTAGAGTCTGTAATTGTTTAACGGCTTGACCTGTGTCGCCATTTTCTAACAGATCTACAGAGTTAAGATCATCTTTTGGGGTTTTCGTAACGGTCGAAACAATGTTAGGCGAAGGAATTTCCATATCTTCATTCGCAGCAAAAACTGTTGCTGACAGGTTGTCGTCCTTTACAACCCCGTTTTTTACCGTAATTGAAACACCTGCTAAGTATTCATAAGTTTGCTCACCAATAATTCCATCAATTAGCAGACCATTATCTTTTTGATAAGCTTTAACTGCATCTCGAGTTCTTGTACCGAAAAGGCCATCCTTATCAAAATGATAGTAGCCTGCATTCAATAATTTTCTTTGAATTTCTTTTACTGCGTCGCCTTTGTCTCCAATTTTAAATAATTGCCCTTCTTGAATGTTCAATAATATATGGTCTTCAACTTCAATTTCATCCATATCTTTATTAATAAACAATGCCGCTAATGTTTCGGGTCCTGCAACCCCATCAACGTGAAGCTTTTTTAACTTTTGGAATTGCCGAATGGCTGCGTGAGTTTTCACTCCGAAAACACCCGATTCTTCTGCTGCGACTTCTAAGTTGTAATCCAACAGTTTATTTTGTATTGAAAAAACTTTAAAGCCAGTATTCCCAAAACTATAACGTTCACTAGGATCAAAGGTTACATCATTAATTATTATTTTGTTTTCACTTGTTTCAATTGGTAGAGTGCCACTTAGTACAACACTAGCAGCAATTGATGATAATATAACTTTTTCATTAACTGCATTCATGAAACCATTACCTCCTTGCTTAGTAGTTAAAATTAAAATGATTTAGAGGCAAAAAAATAGCGATAGCTTAAAACATTTTATGCAAAATAAGGTAAAATAGAACAAGAGTAGATAAGGGGAGGAAATGACGTGATGCAAACTGAAGAAAACCTCAATTGTCCGAATGAATATCTATCTTTCTATGGAATAGATCAAAGCCTGCTTTCAAACTATAAACGAAAAAAGATAGACAATAAAACGATGATGCAAATTTTCGAGCCGGCGATGACAACAAAAACCGTGCTTCTTATCCACGGATATTTTGACCATACTGGCTCTTTAAAAAATGTGATTAATCACTTTTTATCTTTAGATTATCGAGTGGTAGGATATGATCTAGAAGGGCATGGGTTATCTAATGGAAGTAGAGGGGAAATTCATGATTTTGATGACTATGTTCAAGTTTTTCGAAAAGTGATTGCCTTTTGCGAGGAAAGTGATTTTTTTCCAAATATAATTATTGCACATAGTACAGGTGCAGCAATCTGCACACAATATATATTGCAGTACCGAGGTCGATTCGAAAAAGTCATTTATTTAGCGCCTTTAGTGAGATCAGCTAATTGGCTTTATATTTTAGCATCTTCAAAAGTAGTTCCTTATTTTAAACAGAAGCTTACCAGAAAGTTTGCCAAAAATTCAGGAGACACAAATTATTTGGCTTTTGCTAAAAATGACCCACTGCAGTGTAGGTATATTTCAATTCCTTGGGTTTTGGCAATGATTAATTGGAACAAAAAAGTAGAAGCGCACTTGCCTTCTACTCAAGAAAATTATATCATTCAAGGAACATTGGATGAAACTGTCGACTGGAAGTATAATGTTTCTTTTTTAAGAAAAAAATTTCCCTTCGCTCAAATCGCCTTAGTAAATGAAGGAAGACATCAAATTATCAATGACAGCCCACGAATTAAAAAGATTGTATTTGACCTTATAGAGAAGTACCGACGACTTTAATTCGCCACTGTACAATTAGGGCGAGGCAAAGCATGATGAACGCACCAATGAATAAACCTTGATTTGGTGGTGTATTTAGAGCCCCTACTATAAATGACCCTACAACCACACCTAAAGAAAAGAATGCGTAAAATAAACCAAAAGCTCTGCCTCGCTCATGCTTATTAGAATGGTCGATGACTAAAGCGGTAACAGAAGGGAAAATGCAAGCAAAGCCAATCCCATAAAAAAACATTGCGATAAATAAAATGAAAATGAGTTCGAATAAACTAAGGATTACTAACGATCCTGTAACAAAAAGCATCCCAACGATAACCATTTTCTCACGTTTAACTTGATCAAAAATTTGATTGGTTGGTAATACAAAAAATAAAATTGCCACAATGCCGAAGCTACTCATTAGTATTCCAGAAAAAGCAATGCTTTGGCCTGATGCTGCTATTTTTAGAGGTAGCATATAAGCTAGAATTCCTAGTGTTAACATAAGTGAAAAAGCACCAATATAGGCATTAATGAGCGGAGGCAAACGAAGTAGCTTCAGTGTTGCCTCGGTATCAAACTTAGTTTTTTCGGTTTGTTTTGTTGAAAAATTTTCATTTAATATAATCATCACAAATACCGCAGTGACTAAAAATAAGGCACTAATTATGTAAAAGACCCAATCAATTCCTAACGTCCTCGTGATAATTGCTCCAAATGCAGGCCCGATAATAGCGGAAATCCCGACGCAAGCTCCTGAAAAAGCCATTGTCTTGCCCCTTGTTGACGTACGGGAATGATCTCCTAAAAAGGCAAACGCAGCAGGGACGAGTAACCCTCCACCAATTCCGTGTAAAAAACGAACAAGGAGTAACTGTTGTGGTGTTGTAACAAAGGCGTAACCTATGAGACAAATACTTACGAAAAACAAGCCGATCACAAGGATTTTTTTCCTGCCGAATTTATCAATCCATTGGCCAGCAATGATGTTTCCACCCATATTTGCAAGAGAATACATTCCTACAATTAAACCAATTAGTAAACTAGTCGCGCCTAAACTTTGGGCAAAAGGTGCGATGATTGGCAATTGAGAGAATGTATCTAAAAATGCAATAACTATAATGATATAAAGAAAATATACCACGATCTATCCTCCTTGAAATAACGTCCTACTAATACAATATATGTATTATACATTACCTCAGTCTAATTGCGATAATTTTAACCCGAAAGATTTCAAAATAAATAATTCGCATACTAGTTGAATACTTCCTCGCTAACTAGCATTTTTTAAGGCGATCAGTGTACTGAGTCACCAAACATACAATGTGTGTTTTTTTTTGTTAAAAAACCAATTTTTAAGCTAATTTTGCATGTTTCTTCAATAATTACTAAAGCTAAGGGAAGAAGTAAGGGGGGATTTAATTGGGAAGCATTCCAATAGAACAAGCTATGGTAGCAATCCAACAAGCGAAATTAGCAATGCAGCAAGGATTAAAATTCGCGGATGAAGAACAATATGCGCTAGTAGAAAAACAACTGCAACAAGCTAGACAAGTAATTAGTGTTGCAAAGCAAAAAGCTAGCGCAAATGAAGAGCAACTGCTAGAACAAGCAAACGTTACAATAGTGAACACATTGGAAGAACTACACGAGAGAAAGCGAACACCGAATTTACAAAATGGATAGTCAGTCACTTTTGCAATTTGCAGCAAGAAATACATAAAGGAGATGATTGGATTGAAAAAAAATTATCGAATTCTTATTTTAACATTTTGCTTATTATCATTATTATGTGCGCCTACCTTTGCTAATTATGATACGGTTCCAGAAGCAGGAATTGCCATAAATGGGAAAATGGTTGATGGAATTAAACCAATAACGATGAATGGGAAATACTTTTTACCTTTTACAACACTGTCAAAAATATTAGGGTACAATGATATTCGTTTTGAATCGAATACTAAAACATATGAAGTAACCGATGGTTCTACAGTAGTGAGGTTAACGATGGGTGGAACGAGAGCTCGTCGAGGTGATGAATACATGAATATTGACGCACCTAGATGGATAAACGATACAGCTTATGTTTCATTAGATGCAGCAAGTAGTTTATTTAATTCTTTTATGTATTTTAAAGTGGAAAACGGCTCGATCCAAGTTGAAAAGCCTGCAAGTAGGTATCGTGTTCAGCAGGGCGACACGCTATGGTTAATTTCCAAAGCTCATCATACGAGTGTAAATCAGTTAATGGTGGCTAATGCTATGAGTTCAATAAACATTTTCCCAGGACAAATACTAAAATTGCCATCAAGAGAACAAACAAAAGAAATGGATCCAATTAAAGAAAAAAGGCCTGTTGAGAATGTTCCTCAAAAGCAACCACAAATTCACTCCGAAATTATTGACATAGCTAAACAATTTATAGGTGGAGGCTATAAATTTGGGGCAACGTTAAATGAAGCACCAAGGTTATTTGATTGTTCATCTTACACGAAGTATGTTTTTGGTCAGAAAGGGGTAAAAATTCCACGTACGTCTAGGGAGCAAGCAGGGCTGGGAACGGCTGTTGGTGCAAAATCTTTAAAGCAAGGCGATTTATTATTCTTTCAATCACCGACACTTTATTCTGATGGGCGAGTGGGGCATGTAGGCATCTAGGTAGTGTCAAAAGTTCTATGAAAACTAAGGATCTCTGACACATACTACCATTTTGGTTAGCTGAGACACCCGCCATCGCTCTTGACAAACACGCCAATGGTTTAGCGAGAGGTTTAACAAGGGCGAAGAGGACAAAAGAAGGCATAGCTAAATAAGCCCTTGGTATTTCCATTTTAAACCATTGGCAAGTTCGGTTTGTCAAGAGTGCGCTCCGCCGATGGCTAGGAAGGGCTCAGCTAAACAAAAGTTAGGCAGTTTGCTTACTTATCCAATCCTGGGCAAGACCAATAAGAGTTGTCCATCTAGCAGGCATGTTTGGAAGCTTATCTAGCTCAGGAAGCGTTACTGGTACTTTCCCTTCTAAAGCTGAATGTGGTCTTAGAAAGTTAAAGTAAGCAACGAACAAGGTCACAAAAGAAACAGAACCATGTTCTGACCCGAAACCATGAGTGGATCGATAGTTTCCTTTAAAGGTACGATTTAGCCGCTCGATAATTTGTTTGAGAGGTCGATATTCCTTTGATACCTCGTCTTCGTTGGTTAAGCCAATTACCTGAATCACCTCAAACGGGATTTGATGCTGGGCAAAAAAGTGTTGTGCTAATAAGTAAATGGGATTGCCATCGACAACGAAAGTTAGGTTTTCTGGGATTTTCCTAAGCTTTAACAACACTTCGTCTATCGCTTTAATAGCCGTAGCTGTATCTCGATTGGGTGACACAGGATAAGAGAGAATGACTTTCTTCACGGCATCAAAAAAGAAAAACAGGTAATGCCAACGGCCATTTACGCGGATGTATGTTTCGTCACCACAGAATTGATCTGAAAGCTCGTAAGGATAGTGATCAATATAAGGTTTCAACCACAATGCCACACTATTTTCGTAATTTAAAATGCTTTGATGAGAAATTGATACACCATGTACATCTTTCATCAACGCTGCTGTTTTACGGGCTGAAAGTCCATAATTGACGTGATAAGTCAAAATCAGTCCAAGCGTATGTGGAGACACATAAATTCTTGATAGATCAACTCTCGGTCTCTTTGGTGAATGCTTCGCTAATGGTTGAAAATCAATGTGAAACTGGCGGTAAATATAGCGAAGTTTAAAGGCTTGAGGATCTTCTTTGAACCGATTTTTCTCTTTTTGAGTCATCGCATTACGTTTCTGTTGGTAATAAGAACAAGCGTCGTTTTTACACTTGTACACATGGAAGTCTTTTCTTTCCTTCACTTTTTCGAGTGTTTTTGAACAGTGAGGGCATTTCAGGATTGCTTCCTTGAGATAACGGTTTTTCTCACTGAAAAGGCACGAACACACCTTACATTGATATTGTCCTTTCGCTCCATTGTTCGCATACAAGTAATCTGCTGGAGCACCACACGTAGGACATTTCATTGATAAAGGAACGGGTGTTGACTTCGATCGTCTTTGTACTGGTTTGAGAGGCTTCCCCTTAGTCTCCAGGTGTTCAGATAATAAAAGTCTAAAATCTAGTTTTTGGGGAACTTCAATGATCGGTAGATCATCAACTTGAAGCTTGCGATAAGGTTTATTAACTGGAGCTTCAGTCGGTTTATCAAACATGCTTTTCCCGATTAGTAGGGTAAGCAATGTTCGAATGACTTGTTCTTGGTAGTTTATAAAAGTAAGTAAATAGGTTATAATTTGAGGTAACAACTTGTCACTTCCTCTTTCTTTGGGATTTGTGTGTGTGTGGTTACCTCACTAATACCTTAGAATTCTGGGGGTGGCAAGTTTTTTGCTTATAAAGCCCTCTAAGCTAGGATTTAATAGCCTATTTCTATATAAAGTTTTGACAATACGGGCATCTATATAGAGGGTGGCCATATGATTCACGCCTCATCATCCAACGGTGTTCATATCACGTATAACGTACTTAATAATAGCTATTGGGGTAGAAATTACTTATTTGCAAAACGAATTATTGACTAGAAAGTAGAGGACTGACTTTTGTCAGTCCATGCTGAGCGAACAAAAAAACGAAGATGAACTCATCTTCGCTTTTTTTATGCAGTTAAATGTTGTAATGGGGAAGTCATGTGTTCATGTAAAATGATGATTTTACAACCATAGGAAAAGTGCTTATTATAACTGTGTACCAAATCATGATAAAACTGAACAAGGAGCTGAACATATAGGATAATTTCTTCGTTAAATAGTTTAGAACGGTTTAGCAGAATATTTTCGTATTTTTTTACTAGTTTACTCGTCCTCTTTACTAGCTTTCTAGCATAACGGATGTTTGAAATAATACTAATCTCTTTAAACAAATCTTGAAGATCTCGTTTAATAAAGTATTTTAATTGTAAGTTAATATTGCTATTCAAATCGATTTTAATATTTTCAAAAATAAATCGTTTTAACATAATTAGATCAGATTTCTCTAGATCTTCACAAAAAGCATGGTAAATACGCATTGTGTTATAAGCATCGAACATTGGATTATGCTTTTCACCCTGGAAACTAAGGCCATAAAGCGCTAACGCATTTTCTACTGAGAGATTTGTTTTTGATACCCGTTTTGTAAATATCTCTTGAAAATCTATATAATTGTTTTTAATGTTAGAGATTGTCCTCTGAGGAATGTCATGACTTGAAGCATCAAGTTCTAAACGAGTAAGATCATTTGACGACCAAGAGAAAAAACGGGCTTCATTTTGGCTGCCAACCCAGCTAAGAAATGCCTGTAATACAACAGGGAAATGATCGGCATTTTCTAAGTGGTGGTCTTCAATTTTCGTTAAATTTTTACAGAACTCACTTATTGGCTCTGTTTGTTTTGGTTTAATATAACGGTCAAAGGTAGAAATGACTTTTGTTTCAACATCATATTTAACAGCACCAAGACGAATGCTTTCCATACTGGCAAAAGACATTCCTTGTTTAGAACAGAGCATTTCAAAATCAAAGAAGATAAATTGTTTTACATCAGCCATTGGACACTCCCCCTTTCTATCCGATTTTTAATTATAAAACGTCGGAATTAGGGTTGCAATGCGAAATTATTACCAAGAGATCTGTGGAGGAAAAAAAGAAGACTTGGAAAAGTTTTGAAAAAGCGAAAATGATTATTGACTGCCAAAAAACACTGTTATATAATAATGTTAATTGATAATCACTGTTATAGAACAATAAAATTAAAGGAGTTGGATTAGATGAACACAAGTGGTTACTCACAAAGTCTACTTGCACAGTACCGTCTTGCTTGGGAATATTATTTATCGAATTGCGAACTTCATGGGATTGATTGCAAAATTACCTTTGGTCAGTTCGTTACGTACATTACCGCTGAACAAATGGAAAAAATGCTACAACAAGTAGGAGCTTGATGAATGGAGATTGACATAGTGACAAAATTCTCAATAAACCAATAAAATCACCTATTTTCTTTTAAAAGAAACATAGGTGATTTTTTGTTTTAGGTTAAGAGTTAACAGCGTCATTTAAAATTAGTGTCTCTTCTCCAACTTCAACAGCTTTTATAGGAGAGGACTTATATCGGCCGATAATAAATGAGGCGATAACAATACTTAAAATAGAGTAAATAGCACTTTGCCATC
This window harbors:
- a CDS encoding thiamine pyrophosphate-dependent enzyme, with amino-acid sequence MTILEDKLNETNSTKYEQATTFESGNEMAAMAAAQINYHVMGYFPITPSTEVAQYLDLMKSQGLHDIELIAADGEHGSAGICFGASATGARVFNATSANGFLYMIEQMPAQSGLRFPMVMNLVTRAVSGPLDIRGDHSDLYYALNTGWVILTARTPQAVYDMNIIALKLAEHKDVRLPVIVAYDGFFTSHQKRKVNYFKDRKVVQSFVGEMPKDYLKACVKDKPVTIGAHMNGDDLINNNFQQSEAIYRAGQVFEELQKEYAEISGRTYETLDLYCMEDAEVALFLLNSAAESAKDVVDKLRKQGIKAGVISPNIIRPFPAKEIREALKNVKSLLVGERADSYGGNGPNLTHEVKSALQEDKDNKTIVLSRCFGVGGKDFFADDAEKFFEMAIDAKERGFAERPFDYYGHVPGNPENKLMPVIEPMYGDAFNSGLITVTQDEETQKLKVKIPPLRNLTGKPKRFASGHGACPGCGIFPGLELFFKGIEGDAVILLQTGCAYVVTTGYPHSSHKQTFIHNLFQSGAATLSGTLEAFFEMKRRGEVDISDDFTFVMITGDGGMDIGMGSAIGTALRNHKMIVLEYDNEGYMNTGSQMSYSTPLGHMTSTTTIGKTKQGKAFHHKDTAQIMAATNIPYVFTGTEAYPQDLIKKAAKAQWYAQNVGMVYGKILIACPLNWKSEDRLGESIIKAAVDSCFFPLYEVEQGETTITYDPEEKNKRVELSEWLKMMGKTKHILKESNAPMLKEFENEVERRWRKLKVKHETPFI
- a CDS encoding 2-oxoacid:acceptor oxidoreductase family protein → MSILPKKNELGFFEIRLESIGGLGANLAGKMLAEAGVLGLGLNGSNFSSYGSEKKGSPVKAFVRYCDADVEIRDHSPIEQPHVIAVFHEALYKTVNVVSGLPADGIVLVNSTREFDSVRQDLKLDYGRLAIVDAMKIAVEEKTKVNTAMLGAMYRILDFLDPEEMRNVIRKTFEKKYPHFVEPNIRTFDRGYNEVTFKTYELPENAQGKAFSRPEPLLGYLTQELGGVMIAQANSILKDLSGSRQGFLPAFEQEKCINCAACDTVCPDYCFVWEEGADKRGRMQMFLSGIDYQYCKGCLKCVDACPTDALADMAEKVGYAEANRVAQQFPYVAGGNL
- a CDS encoding HD domain-containing protein produces the protein MQELRILIEAEQYVKSILEDDSSGHDWWHIHRVRSLARKIAANEGANIFICELTALLHDLADEKLIGDEEKGLNSIHDWLERNEVNENDIQHILSIIRTMSFKGGNNVAVETLEAKVVQDADRLDALGAIGIGRTFAYAGAKGQLMYDPSIPVRDEMTKEEYRKGESTAINHFYEKLLKLKDLMNTDYGRVLAEERHQYLEEFLQRFLDEWNG
- a CDS encoding peptidoglycan-binding protein, giving the protein MNAVNEKVILSSIAASVVLSGTLPIETSENKIIINDVTFDPSERYSFGNTGFKVFSIQNKLLDYNLEVAAEESGVFGVKTHAAIRQFQKLKKLHVDGVAGPETLAALFINKDMDEIEVEDHILLNIQEGQLFKIGDKGDAVKEIQRKLLNAGYYHFDKDGLFGTRTRDAVKAYQKDNGLLIDGIIGEQTYEYLAGVSITVKNGVVKDDNLSATVFAANEDMEIPSPNIVSTVTKTPKDDLNSVDLLENGDTGQAVKQLQTLLKNKGYFNHLIDGAFGPITEAAVRNYQVQNNLAVDGIAGKRTILHLKTSPSAPMPSRSSSPSNQSATKTIDSDNRGEITGPSNNIIEYAKRFIGTRYVWGGTTPNGFDCSGFLMYVYKQQGVNIPRTVSDIWSFGTSVDRPQVGDLVFFETYKKGPSHAGIYLGNQQFLHAGSSSGVTISDMNMNYWKSRYLGAKRIN
- a CDS encoding alpha/beta hydrolase yields the protein MQTEENLNCPNEYLSFYGIDQSLLSNYKRKKIDNKTMMQIFEPAMTTKTVLLIHGYFDHTGSLKNVINHFLSLDYRVVGYDLEGHGLSNGSRGEIHDFDDYVQVFRKVIAFCEESDFFPNIIIAHSTGAAICTQYILQYRGRFEKVIYLAPLVRSANWLYILASSKVVPYFKQKLTRKFAKNSGDTNYLAFAKNDPLQCRYISIPWVLAMINWNKKVEAHLPSTQENYIIQGTLDETVDWKYNVSFLRKKFPFAQIALVNEGRHQIINDSPRIKKIVFDLIEKYRRL
- a CDS encoding MFS transporter, whose protein sequence is MVYFLYIIIVIAFLDTFSQLPIIAPFAQSLGATSLLIGLIVGMYSLANMGGNIIAGQWIDKFGRKKILVIGLFFVSICLIGYAFVTTPQQLLLVRFLHGIGGGLLVPAAFAFLGDHSRTSTRGKTMAFSGACVGISAIIGPAFGAIITRTLGIDWVFYIISALFLVTAVFVMIILNENFSTKQTEKTKFDTEATLKLLRLPPLINAYIGAFSLMLTLGILAYMLPLKIAASGQSIAFSGILMSSFGIVAILFFVLPTNQIFDQVKREKMVIVGMLFVTGSLVILSLFELIFILFIAMFFYGIGFACIFPSVTALVIDHSNKHERGRAFGLFYAFFSLGVVVGSFIVGALNTPPNQGLFIGAFIMLCLALIVQWRIKVVGTSL